From Vibrio aerogenes, a single genomic window includes:
- a CDS encoding sugar ABC transporter ATP-binding protein — protein sequence MELIHYSQESLLSIEQLSKSFFNFVALDSVSFHVHKGRCVALLGENGAGKSTLIKTLAGIHKKTSGRILFKGQETEDAAHLVSADKTPIAFIHQDLGLIEWMTVAENIGLTLGFPKKWGLIDWKATESKAEEVLAMVGLDVKANDRIFNLSAAEKSLLAIARALVADAEVLVLDEPTASLVADDVGRMFEVLERLKAQGVGMIYVSHRLDEIHEICDDVVVLRDGRLVGSGEVADYSIDDLVTLIVGAEQSMNYRTPLQPENENILMVDDLQIGDLDPFHMTLRQGELVALAGLRNAGQEAIGQALFGCLNIKSGTVSVQGKPADIRSPEKSIQSGFAMVAADRVKASICGPMSALENFNLNPTNQGKNNLSYLSRQEEFATVLTAMKQYDVRPLDPEIPISSLSGGNQQKVILARWFHLNKPVVILDNPTAGVDIGARAEIYKIMQGYIRQGLSIIVISSDFEEVVNISNRALVFNRGCVVKELTEEEVTVANLLKYASGSKAGEAEYGDI from the coding sequence ATGGAATTGATTCATTATTCACAGGAGAGTCTGCTATCAATTGAGCAACTGAGTAAGTCATTTTTTAATTTTGTTGCTCTGGATTCGGTGTCCTTCCATGTCCACAAGGGGCGCTGTGTTGCCCTGCTGGGTGAAAACGGTGCCGGTAAATCGACCTTAATCAAAACACTGGCTGGTATTCATAAGAAAACATCCGGCAGGATTCTGTTCAAAGGTCAGGAAACTGAAGATGCTGCGCATCTGGTTTCTGCCGATAAAACACCGATTGCGTTTATTCATCAGGATTTGGGACTGATTGAATGGATGACCGTGGCTGAAAATATTGGGTTAACGCTGGGGTTTCCTAAAAAATGGGGATTGATTGACTGGAAAGCCACAGAGTCCAAAGCTGAAGAAGTACTGGCGATGGTCGGTCTCGATGTCAAAGCAAATGATCGGATTTTTAATTTGAGTGCAGCAGAAAAGTCCCTGCTGGCCATCGCCAGAGCTTTAGTTGCAGACGCTGAAGTTCTGGTGCTGGATGAGCCAACGGCTTCACTGGTGGCTGATGATGTCGGGCGGATGTTTGAAGTGCTGGAACGTTTAAAGGCGCAGGGCGTGGGGATGATTTATGTTTCTCACCGCTTGGATGAAATTCATGAAATCTGTGACGATGTGGTTGTTTTAAGAGATGGCCGTCTGGTGGGATCCGGAGAAGTTGCTGATTACTCCATCGATGATTTGGTGACTTTGATTGTTGGCGCAGAGCAGAGCATGAATTACCGGACACCCCTGCAACCGGAAAACGAGAATATTCTGATGGTCGATGATCTGCAAATTGGCGATCTGGATCCATTCCACATGACGTTACGGCAGGGAGAGCTGGTCGCCTTGGCCGGACTGCGGAATGCCGGACAGGAAGCGATCGGTCAGGCGCTGTTCGGGTGTCTGAATATTAAATCCGGGACGGTTTCTGTTCAGGGAAAACCAGCGGATATCCGTTCCCCGGAAAAAAGTATTCAAAGCGGCTTTGCCATGGTTGCGGCAGATCGGGTGAAGGCCAGTATTTGTGGCCCGATGTCAGCGCTGGAAAACTTTAATCTCAACCCAACCAATCAGGGAAAAAATAATCTTTCGTACCTTTCCCGTCAGGAAGAGTTTGCAACGGTTTTGACGGCGATGAAGCAATACGATGTCCGCCCCCTGGATCCTGAAATTCCGATTAGCTCATTGAGTGGCGGTAATCAGCAAAAAGTCATTCTGGCCCGCTGGTTTCATCTGAATAAACCCGTGGTGATTCTGGATAACCCAACCGCTGGTGTTGATATTGGCGCCAGAGCTGAAATCTACAAAATTATGCAGGGTTATATTCGTCAGGGGCTGTCCATTATCGTGATTTCCAGTGATTTTGAAGAAGTCGTGAATATCTCAAATCGCGCGCTGGTGTTTAACCGGGGATGTGTGGTGAAAGAATTAACTGAAGAAGAAGTAACTGTGGCGAATTTACTGAAATATGCGTCCGGTTCTAAGGCAGGAGAAGCAGAATATGGCGACATCTAA
- a CDS encoding ABC transporter permease: MATSNIKSTALETEITMSLGMGNLLTQVAMRYGLLLLTIFLIILFSLTTDTFFSMLTLQAILSEKSVVAILALAAMVTMITGKMNLNVGFGVTFWHVFVITLQQRYGFSWEAAALIVVFCGCLYGAFNGMLVALADIDSFVATLGTGTVIYAVSLWHTDGHQIVGALPESFYLLSGFEVAGIPVVVFYLAAISVLLWLISEYTALGRKLYAVGANPNTAVLNGINTKACYIGSYIVSDGLIAFASILLASHIGIGSSSVGQDYMLPALVGAFLGSTTFRAGRVNVWGTLIGVSLVSVGISGLQQLGTPFFVEPLFNGAILLISITLAGFSQKRKQTATKNNVKVK; encoded by the coding sequence ATGGCGACATCTAATATTAAATCAACCGCGTTAGAAACAGAGATAACGATGTCTCTGGGGATGGGAAATCTGCTGACTCAGGTCGCAATGCGTTACGGATTACTGCTCCTGACCATTTTTCTGATCATTCTGTTCAGCCTGACCACCGATACCTTTTTCTCTATGTTGACGCTGCAGGCGATTTTAAGTGAAAAGAGCGTGGTAGCCATTCTGGCTCTGGCGGCAATGGTCACCATGATTACCGGTAAAATGAATCTGAATGTTGGCTTTGGTGTGACTTTTTGGCACGTTTTTGTCATTACGCTACAGCAACGCTATGGGTTTTCATGGGAAGCTGCTGCACTGATCGTCGTGTTTTGTGGATGTTTGTATGGCGCGTTCAACGGTATGCTTGTTGCGCTGGCGGATATCGATTCTTTTGTAGCGACACTGGGAACCGGGACGGTGATTTATGCCGTCTCCCTCTGGCATACGGATGGTCACCAGATTGTGGGCGCTTTACCGGAAAGTTTTTATCTGCTGAGTGGATTTGAAGTCGCGGGTATTCCTGTTGTGGTTTTTTATCTGGCGGCCATTTCCGTTTTACTCTGGCTGATCAGTGAATATACAGCACTGGGCAGAAAATTATATGCAGTTGGTGCTAACCCCAATACCGCGGTTCTGAACGGGATTAATACCAAGGCTTGTTACATCGGCTCATACATCGTCTCAGACGGTCTGATAGCCTTTGCCAGTATCCTGCTGGCTTCTCATATCGGTATTGGTTCATCGTCTGTGGGACAAGACTACATGTTGCCTGCTTTGGTTGGCGCTTTTCTTGGGTCAACCACCTTCAGAGCTGGCCGGGTCAATGTCTGGGGGACACTGATTGGTGTGTCACTGGTCAGTGTCGGTATTTCAGGTCTTCAACAGCTGGGAACGCCTTTCTTTGTCGAGCCGTTGTTTAACGGTGCGATTCTTTTAATTTCCATAACTTTGGCCGGTTTCAGCCAAAAACGTAAACAAACAGCAACCAAAAATAACGTGAAGGTGAAATGA
- a CDS encoding substrate-binding domain-containing protein, with the protein MMNYKLKALTVLICAGCLTPPAMADAASDYVQQAKEIVKNASSDSLSQFSLPKGPAAAKDKTVIFVASDLKNSGVLGVVKGYQEAAKAIGWKVRVLDGGGSVPAQSSALKQALALQPDGIVVGGFTPNTMIPTLRKAKKYGIRIVSWHATPEPGPIPNLYIEDNITSSADDVAKVSAMYAIAKSDGHAHVVILTDGLYSIAVRKADVMKSYIEKCAGCSVLTYADTPLANTSTRIPQLTYSMVQKYGDKYNYTLAINDLYFDYMAPALKSLGKKKGQGPFNISAGDGSESAFERIRNGDFQVATVAEPLSLHGWQIIDELNRLFHDQPISGYVTPAHLVTADNIHSSGGDRNLYDPENGYRDYYKASWKLK; encoded by the coding sequence ATGATGAATTATAAACTCAAAGCATTAACCGTACTGATTTGTGCCGGTTGTTTAACACCACCAGCGATGGCTGACGCTGCATCCGACTATGTTCAACAGGCAAAAGAGATTGTCAAAAACGCTTCATCAGACTCTTTGAGTCAGTTTTCCCTGCCCAAAGGACCGGCAGCAGCAAAAGATAAGACCGTTATCTTTGTGGCTTCTGATCTGAAAAACAGCGGTGTACTCGGCGTGGTGAAAGGTTATCAGGAAGCAGCCAAAGCGATTGGCTGGAAAGTCCGGGTGCTTGATGGTGGCGGAAGTGTTCCGGCTCAGTCATCTGCATTAAAACAGGCGCTGGCCTTGCAGCCAGACGGGATTGTTGTTGGTGGGTTTACACCCAATACCATGATACCGACCTTAAGAAAGGCCAAAAAATATGGCATTCGTATTGTGAGCTGGCATGCGACCCCGGAACCAGGCCCGATTCCAAACTTATATATAGAAGATAATATCACCAGCTCAGCGGATGATGTCGCGAAAGTCTCTGCCATGTATGCGATTGCAAAGTCAGATGGCCATGCTCATGTGGTGATTTTAACCGATGGTCTGTACAGCATTGCTGTCCGTAAAGCGGATGTGATGAAGTCTTATATTGAAAAGTGTGCTGGTTGTTCTGTTTTGACTTATGCAGATACGCCACTGGCCAATACATCAACCCGGATTCCTCAGCTGACTTATTCCATGGTGCAAAAGTATGGTGATAAATACAATTATACGTTAGCGATTAATGACCTGTACTTTGATTATATGGCCCCCGCACTGAAATCTTTAGGCAAGAAAAAAGGTCAGGGACCATTCAATATTTCTGCGGGTGATGGCAGTGAATCAGCCTTTGAACGGATCAGAAATGGTGATTTTCAGGTAGCGACCGTTGCAGAACCACTGAGTTTACATGGCTGGCAGATCATTGATGAGCTGAACCGGCTTTTCCATGATCAACCCATTAGCGGTTATGTGACTCCGGCACACTTAGTGACAGCTGACAACATTCATTCATCGGGTGGCGATCGCAACCTCTATGATCCTGAAAACGGATACCGGGATTACTACAAAGCATCGTGGAAATTGAAATAA
- a CDS encoding SMP-30/gluconolactonase/LRE family protein — MSFKQAIISELDRVSDGHIWCEGAAWLQHSRQLLFSDVKKNAMYTYDPETRLTTLVVEPSNFANGNYVLSDGNVVTCEHGRRCISLRNKDNLASARILVEKFDGKRLNSPNDVVERQSDGTIWFTDPPYGITSDEEGYKSESQVIGCYVYCYDPADDSLVIATTDVQRPNGLVFSPDEKTLIVADMSVVDFPSCGLKHLKRFDVEEKQLLNGRLVYQVEQGIPDGMTVDRFGTLYCSSAEGILVLNREMKLIGKIPVPETVSNCTFNEDETVLYITASTSVYCIKLDCPILAKM, encoded by the coding sequence ATGTCTTTTAAACAAGCAATTATTTCAGAATTAGACCGGGTGAGTGATGGTCATATCTGGTGTGAGGGTGCTGCATGGTTGCAGCACTCCCGGCAGCTGCTGTTTTCCGATGTGAAAAAAAATGCGATGTACACCTATGATCCCGAAACCAGGCTGACGACCTTAGTTGTTGAACCTTCGAATTTTGCTAACGGCAATTACGTATTATCAGACGGAAATGTCGTGACATGTGAACACGGCAGAAGGTGTATTTCTTTGCGGAACAAGGATAATTTAGCGTCTGCCCGGATTTTGGTGGAAAAATTTGATGGTAAACGATTGAATTCACCCAATGATGTGGTAGAACGTCAGTCAGATGGTACGATTTGGTTTACCGACCCGCCTTATGGAATTACCAGTGATGAAGAAGGTTATAAATCAGAGAGTCAGGTTATCGGATGTTATGTTTATTGTTATGACCCTGCTGATGATTCACTGGTGATTGCCACGACTGATGTACAACGGCCTAACGGGCTGGTTTTTTCGCCGGATGAAAAGACGCTCATTGTCGCTGATATGTCGGTGGTTGATTTTCCTTCGTGTGGCCTGAAGCATCTTAAACGGTTTGATGTGGAAGAAAAGCAACTGCTAAACGGGCGTTTGGTTTATCAGGTGGAGCAGGGAATTCCTGATGGTATGACGGTCGATCGGTTCGGCACACTTTACTGTAGTTCTGCTGAAGGTATTTTAGTCTTGAACCGGGAAATGAAACTGATTGGGAAAATTCCGGTTCCGGAAACCGTTTCAAATTGTACGTTTAATGAGGATGAAACCGTGCTTTATATCACGGCATCCACGTCCGTTTATTGTATTAAACTTGATTGCCCGATTTTGGCAAAAATGTAA
- a CDS encoding YhcH/YjgK/YiaL family protein, with protein sequence MFISDFNSSDYQALLPEQFVAAINYVKTQDLVNMALGKYPIPGIAEEDAFFVVMEYDTNVESPVGPEFHKTYTDVQLIVKGEERFGWAEVTDEQYEQLAKEFSYDSEKDICFTALDAVEMSYQAMRYDEFYLFSPKTVHMPGLSVSSPGLVRKIVIKIKQPC encoded by the coding sequence ATGTTTATTAGTGATTTTAATTCTTCTGATTACCAGGCATTACTTCCGGAGCAGTTTGTCGCTGCAATTAATTATGTGAAAACTCAGGATTTAGTGAACATGGCGCTGGGAAAGTATCCCATTCCGGGAATCGCAGAAGAGGATGCTTTCTTCGTCGTGATGGAATATGACACGAATGTTGAGAGTCCGGTCGGCCCTGAATTTCATAAAACCTACACGGATGTGCAGTTGATTGTGAAAGGTGAAGAACGGTTTGGCTGGGCGGAAGTCACTGATGAGCAGTATGAGCAGCTGGCTAAAGAGTTCAGCTATGACAGCGAAAAAGATATTTGCTTTACTGCGCTGGATGCGGTTGAAATGAGCTATCAGGCAATGAGATATGATGAGTTTTATCTTTTCTCTCCCAAAACAGTTCACATGCCGGGCCTGTCTGTTTCTTCACCGGGCTTAGTGCGTAAAATCGTGATTAAAATTAAGCAACCCTGTTAA
- a CDS encoding IclR family transcriptional regulator: protein MQSVNKTFEVLEQIAGASEGISLDYLCKLMGYPKTTIHRICKCLCQCGYVRQSDSGKYLLTTKMVTLGYSVINNDALVGVATPFMAELANTTGFTVNLQRRDFDKVLLLTKAEPKNSAFHTNAHPGLASSLLHSACGKVVLSYFSADEQKKYWQSQCHNLNNFKHFGQHAIHDEQDFFKELDLIRSRGYAVDGEGNESGITCIAVPLEKELKASYAISVSGLTPEIHRFGLESLTGHLRRVADILAEKLL, encoded by the coding sequence ATGCAATCTGTAAATAAAACATTTGAAGTGCTGGAACAAATTGCTGGTGCTTCTGAAGGTATTAGCCTGGATTATTTATGTAAGCTAATGGGTTATCCGAAAACAACGATTCACAGAATCTGCAAATGTCTCTGTCAGTGTGGTTATGTCAGGCAGTCGGATAGCGGTAAATATTTGCTGACAACCAAGATGGTGACGCTGGGATATTCAGTCATTAATAACGATGCACTTGTGGGTGTAGCAACCCCATTTATGGCAGAGCTGGCGAATACAACAGGCTTTACCGTGAATTTGCAACGACGTGATTTTGATAAAGTGTTGCTGCTGACGAAAGCAGAGCCAAAAAACTCAGCGTTTCATACCAATGCTCATCCGGGGCTTGCTTCCTCTTTGTTACATTCTGCTTGCGGGAAAGTTGTCCTGTCTTATTTTTCGGCGGATGAACAAAAAAAATACTGGCAAAGTCAGTGCCACAATCTGAACAACTTCAAACATTTTGGTCAACATGCGATTCATGATGAGCAGGATTTTTTCAAAGAGTTAGATCTTATCAGAAGCCGTGGCTATGCGGTTGACGGAGAAGGCAATGAGTCGGGAATTACCTGTATTGCTGTACCGTTGGAAAAAGAACTGAAAGCATCTTATGCGATCAGTGTTTCCGGCCTGACCCCCGAAATTCATCGCTTTGGGCTTGAGTCATTAACCGGACATTTAAGGCGGGTTGCCGATATTCTGGCAGAAAAGCTGCTTTAA
- the panC gene encoding pantoate--beta-alanine ligase, whose product MQTYTEVSAFKEQIKQYKLDGRKISFVPTMGNLHEGHLSLVRKAKELADVVVVSIFVNPMQFDRVDDLNSYPRTLDDDLSKLDNEGVDLVFTPSADVIYPRGTEQQTYVEVPGISHILEGASRPGHFRGVATIVAKLFHLVEPDIACFGEKDYQQLAVIRQMVHDLSFNIEIAGVPTVRELDGLAMSSRNNLLTLDERQRAPVLARTMRWINSAIRGGRDDFDSVIEDASDQLRAADLQPDEIFIRDAHTLQPVTEESKQAVILMSAFLGKVRLIDNQVLDINHETKEADTPASE is encoded by the coding sequence ATGCAAACTTATACTGAAGTTTCAGCTTTTAAAGAGCAGATTAAACAGTACAAGCTTGACGGACGAAAGATTAGTTTTGTTCCGACTATGGGGAATTTACATGAAGGTCACCTCAGCCTGGTCAGAAAAGCCAAAGAGTTGGCTGACGTGGTCGTTGTCAGTATTTTTGTGAATCCGATGCAGTTTGATCGTGTTGATGATCTGAACAGTTATCCCCGGACATTAGATGATGATTTATCAAAACTGGACAATGAAGGTGTTGATTTAGTTTTTACCCCATCTGCAGATGTCATTTATCCCCGGGGAACTGAGCAACAAACTTATGTGGAAGTCCCGGGAATTTCACATATCCTTGAAGGGGCTTCCCGGCCAGGACATTTTCGGGGCGTTGCAACGATTGTGGCAAAACTGTTCCACCTGGTTGAACCTGATATTGCCTGTTTTGGTGAAAAAGATTATCAGCAACTGGCCGTGATCCGGCAGATGGTTCATGATTTGTCTTTCAATATTGAAATTGCTGGTGTCCCTACCGTCAGAGAACTTGACGGACTGGCAATGAGTTCACGGAATAATCTGCTGACACTTGACGAGCGCCAGCGGGCTCCCGTTCTTGCCAGAACAATGCGCTGGATTAACAGTGCGATCCGCGGTGGCAGAGATGACTTTGATTCAGTGATTGAGGATGCCAGCGACCAGCTCAGAGCTGCGGATTTACAGCCAGATGAAATATTCATCCGTGATGCACATACACTTCAGCCAGTCACTGAAGAAAGTAAGCAGGCTGTCATTCTGATGTCCGCATTTCTTGGTAAAGTCCGCCTGATTGACAACCAGGTTCTGGATATCAACCACGAAACAAAAGAGGCTGACACACCGGCATCAGAGTAA
- the panB gene encoding 3-methyl-2-oxobutanoate hydroxymethyltransferase — MKKITINDLMQWKQEGKKFPTSTAYDASFAQIFESQNMPLLLVGDSLGMVLQGQPDTLPVTLDDMIYHTKCVRNGSPNCLLMTDMPFMTYATPEEACKNAALIMQAGANMVKIEGGSWLADTVKMLTERSVPVCAHLGLTPQSVHIVGGYKVQGRQEKQAEQMLQDAIELQNAGAQIILLECVPASLAAKITRSLDVPVIGIGAGPDTDGQILVMHDMFGISANYMPKFSKNFLAETGDLRQAIAKYMEDVERGIFPDEAHTIA, encoded by the coding sequence ATGAAAAAAATAACAATTAACGACCTGATGCAATGGAAACAGGAAGGGAAAAAATTCCCGACATCAACCGCTTATGATGCAAGTTTTGCCCAGATTTTTGAGAGCCAGAACATGCCGCTCCTGCTGGTCGGTGACTCGCTGGGAATGGTCCTTCAGGGTCAGCCGGATACGCTTCCCGTGACGCTCGATGACATGATTTATCATACAAAATGTGTCCGTAACGGCAGCCCGAATTGTCTGCTCATGACAGATATGCCTTTTATGACTTACGCAACACCGGAAGAAGCTTGTAAAAATGCGGCCCTGATTATGCAGGCAGGCGCTAATATGGTAAAAATAGAGGGCGGCAGCTGGTTAGCAGACACCGTAAAAATGCTGACAGAACGTTCTGTACCTGTTTGTGCTCACTTAGGGCTGACTCCACAATCTGTTCATATTGTTGGTGGATACAAAGTTCAGGGACGACAGGAAAAACAAGCAGAGCAAATGCTTCAGGATGCAATTGAACTCCAGAATGCTGGCGCCCAAATTATTCTTCTCGAATGTGTTCCTGCCAGCCTCGCGGCAAAAATAACCCGGTCACTGGATGTGCCGGTCATTGGTATTGGAGCCGGTCCGGATACTGACGGCCAGATTCTGGTGATGCACGATATGTTTGGTATTTCGGCGAATTATATGCCCAAATTTTCAAAGAATTTTTTAGCAGAAACAGGCGACTTACGCCAAGCCATTGCTAAGTACATGGAAGATGTGGAACGTGGTATTTTCCCTGACGAAGCACATACCATCGCCTAA
- the folK gene encoding 2-amino-4-hydroxy-6-hydroxymethyldihydropteridine diphosphokinase, with protein MITAYIAIGSNQGNPVEQVRLAVKSLEQLPESELICVSSLYSSTPMGPQNQPDYINAVAAINTDLTPAELLNQTQAIELEQGRVRKEERWGPRTLDLDIILFGHEVIESERLTIPHYGMKEREFVLYPLAEIAPDLILPDGSQLKQLLLTIDRNGLSVWDDSLSCKDVL; from the coding sequence ATGATCACTGCTTATATTGCGATTGGCAGTAATCAGGGAAATCCGGTTGAACAAGTCAGGCTGGCCGTCAAAAGTCTGGAACAGCTTCCGGAGTCGGAGCTGATATGTGTTTCTTCGCTATACAGCAGTACACCGATGGGGCCACAAAATCAGCCTGACTACATCAATGCCGTTGCTGCAATCAACACAGATTTAACCCCGGCAGAGCTGCTTAATCAAACACAAGCCATTGAGCTTGAACAGGGAAGAGTTCGTAAAGAAGAGCGCTGGGGGCCACGAACACTTGATTTAGATATCATTCTTTTTGGTCATGAAGTGATTGAGTCAGAAAGGCTGACCATTCCTCACTATGGCATGAAAGAGCGGGAGTTTGTCCTTTATCCGCTGGCTGAAATTGCACCAGATTTAATTTTGCCCGATGGCAGTCAGCTAAAACAGCTTCTGTTAACAATTGACAGAAACGGACTCAGTGTCTGGGATGATAGCCTGTCTTGTAAGGATGTCTTATGA
- the pcnB gene encoding polynucleotide adenylyltransferase PcnB, whose amino-acid sequence MLMNKNETTLETHRVYPDLTLNILTRKEHSISRKQISENALKVLYRLQGAGFEAYLVGGGVRDLLLGETPKDFDIATNATPEQIRQLFRNCRLIGRRFRLAHVMFGRDIIEVATFRGHHQDSNTQVSVKSEAGMLLRDNVYGSIDEDAERRDFTINAMYYDISDYSIHDYAGGVEDLDERLIRLIGDPEKRYREDPVRMLRAVRFAVKLDFDIEEETAAPIENLAPLLQSIPAARLYEESLKMLQSGYGLETYHQMREYNLFQQMFPVISAHFTEDYSSPTEQMLDLALDSTDMRLESGKRINPAFMYAAILWYPVVHLADSLMEMEDLCYHDAVMEAGNRVLDQMVKTIAIPRRHTTTIREIWQMQLRFLRRHGKRAFRLLDINKFRAGFDFLVMRGQIEGGETQKLAEWWDTFQSAGRKMQQGMINNLGRAGTRSAKLYRSRKPVPKKKKQGNPPS is encoded by the coding sequence ATGCTCATGAATAAAAACGAAACTACATTAGAAACTCATCGCGTATACCCTGATTTAACGTTAAATATTTTAACGCGAAAAGAGCACAGCATATCCCGCAAACAGATTAGCGAGAATGCACTGAAAGTGCTATACCGGTTACAGGGAGCCGGGTTTGAAGCCTACCTTGTGGGTGGCGGTGTTCGCGATCTATTGTTAGGTGAAACACCAAAAGATTTTGATATTGCAACAAATGCGACACCGGAACAAATCCGTCAGCTTTTCAGAAACTGTCGCCTGATTGGGCGTCGTTTCCGGCTCGCTCATGTGATGTTTGGCCGGGATATCATCGAAGTCGCCACATTCAGGGGACACCATCAGGACAGCAATACACAGGTTTCAGTTAAGTCTGAAGCAGGCATGCTTTTAAGAGATAATGTTTACGGCTCAATTGATGAGGATGCAGAAAGAAGAGACTTCACCATCAATGCGATGTACTACGATATCTCAGATTACAGCATTCATGATTATGCCGGTGGTGTCGAAGATTTAGATGAGCGCCTGATTCGTCTGATCGGTGATCCGGAAAAACGTTACCGGGAAGACCCGGTCCGGATGCTCAGAGCGGTTCGCTTTGCCGTCAAGCTGGATTTTGATATCGAAGAAGAAACAGCCGCACCGATAGAAAATCTGGCACCATTACTTCAGAGCATCCCGGCGGCCAGACTCTACGAAGAATCCTTAAAAATGCTGCAAAGCGGTTATGGTCTGGAAACCTACCATCAAATGCGTGAATATAATCTGTTTCAGCAGATGTTCCCTGTGATTTCAGCGCATTTTACTGAAGATTACAGCTCTCCGACCGAGCAAATGCTGGATCTGGCACTGGATTCAACAGATATGCGTCTGGAAAGCGGAAAACGTATTAACCCGGCATTTATGTATGCGGCGATACTTTGGTACCCGGTGGTTCATCTTGCCGATTCCCTGATGGAGATGGAGGATCTTTGTTATCACGATGCTGTGATGGAAGCAGGTAACCGAGTTCTGGACCAAATGGTTAAAACAATTGCCATTCCAAGACGACATACAACAACTATCAGAGAAATCTGGCAAATGCAGCTCCGCTTCCTGCGCCGTCATGGAAAAAGAGCCTTCCGCCTGCTGGATATTAATAAATTCCGCGCTGGTTTTGATTTTCTGGTCATGAGAGGCCAGATTGAGGGCGGAGAAACTCAGAAACTGGCAGAATGGTGGGACACCTTCCAGTCAGCCGGACGAAAAATGCAGCAAGGCATGATCAATAATTTGGGTCGAGCCGGCACCCGGAGTGCTAAACTCTACCGAAGCCGTAAACCTGTTCCCAAGAAAAAGAAACAAGGCAATCCACCATCATGA
- the gluQRS gene encoding tRNA glutamyl-Q(34) synthetase GluQRS: MHSDRKKYIGRFAPSPSGPLHFGSLVAALGSYFQARAQQGEWLVRIEDLDPPREMPGAAALILKALENYGLYWDREIYYQSQRHEIYQAQIAEWISSGQAYYCRCTRQQVKASGGYYQGTCRGKNLSPGPGLAVRLCMTHPVYAFDDEKHGAIAISEPLAREDFIIQRRDGLFAYNLAVVIDDMEQNVTQVVRGADLIEPTGRQISLYHILGHAPVSYLHLPLAVDSPGHKLSKQNHAQAIDIQNPVPTLVRAMKFLGFQLPQEIEAAKLSEIIDWGCRNWHIQQLPDKFEIIL, encoded by the coding sequence ATGCACTCAGACAGGAAGAAGTATATCGGCCGGTTTGCCCCATCACCCTCGGGACCTCTCCACTTTGGCTCTTTAGTTGCTGCACTGGGAAGTTATTTTCAGGCAAGAGCACAACAGGGAGAGTGGCTGGTCAGAATCGAAGATCTGGATCCGCCCCGGGAAATGCCCGGAGCCGCTGCTTTAATCCTCAAAGCGCTGGAAAATTATGGATTATATTGGGATCGCGAAATTTACTATCAAAGCCAGAGGCACGAAATATATCAGGCACAAATAGCAGAATGGATTTCATCTGGTCAGGCTTATTATTGCCGGTGTACACGTCAACAGGTCAAAGCATCCGGCGGTTATTACCAAGGGACATGCCGGGGGAAAAATCTCTCTCCGGGGCCGGGGCTTGCAGTCCGGCTTTGCATGACACATCCGGTTTACGCTTTTGATGATGAAAAACACGGCGCCATTGCTATCTCTGAGCCACTCGCCCGGGAAGACTTCATCATCCAACGCAGAGATGGCTTGTTTGCATATAATTTAGCGGTTGTGATCGATGATATGGAACAAAATGTGACTCAGGTCGTTCGCGGTGCTGATTTAATTGAACCCACAGGAAGACAAATTAGCTTGTACCATATTCTGGGTCATGCTCCTGTCAGCTACCTGCACTTACCACTGGCCGTTGACAGTCCGGGACATAAGCTGTCAAAACAAAATCACGCACAGGCAATTGATATTCAAAATCCAGTCCCCACATTAGTCCGGGCTATGAAATTTCTGGGATTTCAGTTACCACAGGAAATAGAAGCAGCTAAACTGTCTGAAATAATAGACTGGGGGTGCCGAAACTGGCATATTCAACAACTTCCCGATAAATTTGAAATAATCCTGTGA